From Pseudanabaena sp. PCC 6802, one genomic window encodes:
- a CDS encoding ATP-binding protein, with protein MFRAIRYRLLFMYLLVLGTILSVFALSVRIVFEHNRIDQLTEDLTTIADAATRELQYEDGKLKVDSDFSDKDLKNRDRSLQWFDSHGKLIVTLGMTFPTVPVALDRKGKSSSIQGHIQSVTLPITSNDGHRIGFARASQSLQAIDKTIDQLNWGLGSGIFVAIFLSGIGGIWLTSQAMQPIERSFAQLQQFTSDASHELRSPLTAIKNNAAVALKYPAGMRSSDRQKFEAIISAANQITQLTSDLLLLARVDRSKLQTQVHQLNSILEELIQQLRPQLDDKALQLNQNLMAGLTVAGDAPQLSRLFRNLLENAIQYTPNGGQIGINTVFYRKYIQVSIEDTGIGIAPADINKIFDRFWQADSARSYHSGGSGLGLAIARAIANHHNGLISVTSHLNKGSTFTVRLPVAKHKLI; from the coding sequence ATGTTTAGAGCTATTCGCTATCGTCTTTTATTCATGTATTTACTAGTTCTCGGGACAATTCTGAGCGTATTCGCCCTGTCAGTCAGAATTGTGTTCGAGCACAACCGGATCGACCAACTCACCGAAGATCTCACCACCATAGCCGATGCTGCAACTAGAGAACTACAGTATGAAGATGGCAAACTTAAAGTAGATAGCGATTTTTCTGACAAGGATCTCAAAAATCGCGATCGCTCGTTGCAATGGTTTGACTCGCATGGAAAACTCATCGTTACCCTTGGCATGACCTTTCCTACTGTACCAGTTGCACTCGACCGTAAAGGTAAGAGTTCTTCTATCCAGGGACACATTCAAAGCGTTACCCTACCAATTACAAGCAACGACGGGCATCGCATCGGTTTTGCGCGAGCTAGTCAGTCCTTACAAGCCATAGACAAAACCATCGATCAATTAAATTGGGGGCTTGGCAGCGGTATTTTTGTTGCGATCTTCCTCAGCGGTATAGGTGGGATTTGGCTTACCAGTCAAGCAATGCAACCGATCGAGCGCAGCTTCGCGCAACTGCAGCAATTCACCTCTGATGCCTCCCACGAGTTGCGCAGTCCCCTTACCGCCATCAAAAATAATGCTGCTGTTGCGCTCAAGTACCCAGCAGGAATGCGCTCTAGCGATCGGCAAAAGTTTGAGGCAATTATCAGTGCTGCTAATCAGATTACCCAGCTCACCTCCGATCTGCTCCTGCTTGCCAGGGTCGATCGCTCTAAACTGCAAACTCAGGTACATCAACTCAACAGCATCTTGGAAGAACTGATCCAACAGTTGCGGCCACAGTTAGACGATAAAGCACTTCAGTTAAACCAAAATCTGATGGCTGGTTTAACCGTTGCTGGTGATGCCCCCCAACTGTCTCGTCTATTTCGCAATTTGTTAGAAAATGCCATTCAATACACGCCTAACGGCGGTCAGATAGGTATTAACACGGTTTTTTATCGCAAATACATCCAGGTCTCAATTGAGGATACTGGCATTGGCATTGCCCCAGCGGACATTAACAAAATATTCGATCGCTTTTGGCAAGCTGATAGCGCCCGTTCTTATCATTCTGGCGGTTCTGGTCTCGGGTTAGCAATTGCCAGAGCGATCGCCAACCATCACAACGGGCTAATTAGCGTCACCAGCCACCTAAACAAAGGATCTACCTTTACAGTCAGACTGCCGGTTGCAAAGCATAAGCTAATTTAA
- a CDS encoding MliC family protein encodes MKSNSIRNSIIAATIALGSLSAGIAVANTATQTKPATTPKVAETKPAPTAKPAASTVKTVEYTCADKKTLKVEYSDKGAKFEWDKKQLTLASAKAGSGTKYSDGKTTLYTKDKLTSLEANGKKVLDRCVAK; translated from the coding sequence ATGAAATCAAATTCAATTCGTAATTCTATAATCGCTGCTACTATCGCGTTGGGTTCTCTTTCCGCAGGTATTGCAGTTGCTAATACCGCAACTCAAACCAAGCCCGCTACCACCCCCAAAGTAGCTGAAACCAAACCTGCGCCTACTGCTAAACCCGCTGCATCTACCGTTAAAACGGTTGAATATACGTGTGCTGACAAAAAGACTTTGAAAGTAGAGTACTCTGACAAAGGCGCAAAGTTCGAATGGGATAAAAAACAACTGACTCTAGCTTCTGCCAAGGCAGGCTCCGGCACAAAATACAGCGATGGCAAAACTACTCTTTATACCAAAGACAAACTAACTTCTCTCGAGGCTAACGGCAAAAAGGTACTCGATCGATGCGTCGCAAAATAA